From the genome of Branchiostoma lanceolatum isolate klBraLanc5 chromosome 11, klBraLanc5.hap2, whole genome shotgun sequence:
TTACCAACGGCCTATTGGTTCTATGCTAGCCACGCCCACTTCGCATTTGACCTGCTTCTATTTGCTCCTTAAAGACAGTGTTGCCGGTATTTACAAGACGTGTGTGTTCCAAGTCTACCTAGCCAGCGTTCTCCTCACAAGAAGCTCTAACGACCGTTTAAGATGCCTTTTGACATAGCTAAGGAGACAGGTACCTGGAAGGCGAGCGGAAACTCTGACAACTATGGCGAGATACTGCAGAAACTCGGTAGGTGTGTTGGTGGAATCTAAGGTAGAGTCCTTAGGGTGTGGGACCCTTTCTTCTGTGCTTGTTAAATATTTGCACAGTGTAACGTGAACTGTCCAGTGGCATGACGACGTTCTTTGGTGCCAAGTGGACCAGAAATGATACCCAAGCGGAGGGGTCGTTTAAGGGTCAAAGAAAAGACTTTTGGGTCCCTCACGGTACAAGGTTTGCGTTACAAATAATCTTAGATCAAATATAACGTTTCAACAACTAAAACCCGTTCATTAATAAATTGCATTCACAGCTTTTTTTGCTTATACTGAAGAAACCAATCATCTAATTAATTGCAAAATAGAAAACCGATATTTGTATCAAATCTAGCTTATAGAAAATCATGTTTCTCTCTGAATCTCCCCTTTCTATATACGTTTGATTACGCTGTGACCACCAAAAACGTATAGTATTTAGTTTATAAACTCCTCGTAAGAAAATCCTAAAAAAATTCTtactgacaacaacaacaaccttcAAGATGAGGGTTTCGTTTAACATTACCTATAAAAACTGctacgtttaaaaaaaacacagcgtGCATCACATCTTGTGCatactagcagacgacatgTCAATCTACAAACGAATGCAGCAAAGGGAttgtgagttatagctgcgtaCCTACGGACATGACCAATCACAATACTCCTgtcggaggtcactgacctccttcacggagTGAATATGTATCAAAATACGTGAAACTAACCAATGAATGTGCCTATTCTAATGTAGGTGTCCCGCCGGATATGCTGCCGAAGATCCTTGAGATAGAGTACTCGGTAGAGATGACTGTTTCGGGGGACAAGTTCACCTACAAGCTCACAGAGTTCGGTATGACGTCAGACAACACCTTCACCTTGGGCGTGGAGAGCGAGGAGCAAGACGCATGGGGCTCGAAAAGGATGGTGGGTAGAAAAaacattgcatgctgggagacgcaGGGCATTGTGGGTACACGAAAAACGATCCGTAAATTTTTGATCCGTAAATTTTATcgaaagaagaagtcaaacccaatacGATTAGCTCGATATATGTTTCAGGATGTAAGATAACCAAGAAGCAGTATATCACTGCTGCATTTATCATTTTATATCtaaatgtatgtgtatttgcaattagtCTTCAGGCATGTTTTGCAATGAACTTATTAAACAGTACAACCGTTACGAAAAGCCAAACTTTACATCTTGTGGCAGGTAAAATTCATGGTATAGTATCACATCAATGAGCCTTCATACATATAGATTCGATTAAAACTTTTTCAATTGtgatatatgtacaaatatcaTAAGTATTTGCATGAGCCCCAAAGCATAATAGACGAAAGACGGAATCCTCAGTTAAAAGAAGGGATAACACTGCGATCATTTAGGCGTCCCTAGTAATAACGAATAGCCCAATATGACATGCCATATTTTGACGTTTCCAAAGATGAATTGCATATCTATAGCGTACATTTGGTCTCGTATGCTCTCTGTAGGTGACATACAGCTTAGAAGGAGACTCGCTTGTGAACACCTATCCTAGCGTGGACGGGAAAGGCTTACATTTCCGAAGTGCTCGCCGCTTCGTGGACGACAACACCATACGTACGGTAAGGCTGTTTTATATTCCCGGTGCCATTCTTCTATGGAAGCAGTACCGACTTCGTTGTTTGGCATTGATTTTTGCATATGTTTATCTTCATGGATACACACAAAGACGCACACAaacgcacgcacagacacacagacatacacacagacacacacacgcgcgtgcacacacacacgcgttcacacacacacacacacacatgcatgcatacacacacacgcacatacgtacgtacacacacgcacgcacgcacacacacgcacgcacacttacatacacacgcacgcacgcacacacacatatatacccacgcacacatacatacatacatacatacatacatacatacatacatgcaaaaaacaaacacaaagacaaacacacacacacaaacacacacacaatgaagGAGAAAGTCAGGaagacaaatatatatatatagagagagagagaggagagagagggagggagggagagagagagagagaaatacatACATAGCGGTACGtccataaataaaaaaataaacgtttgatttgtattgatttctcTCCACAGGAGCTGAAGGTTGGTGACATGGAAGGCTGGTCGGAGGCCAAGCGAGTGGTGTAGTCTACTCTCTACAAATCCTAGTTCGTAGCATACAACAAGGAACAGGCAAAATATTCTTCGCAGAATTTGTCCTAGTCATCACGCTGAAAAGATCAACGAGAACATACTGTCTGCTATCCTTGTAAACTATTAAAAGGTGTGTAACAAAATGTGAGTGTGATTGTTGTTTGTGAGTCGAAGAAATACATTGTCGAGCCACCAGTGAAGCTTATTATCTCCGGTATCTTCTCACAATATCAAAACTATTCAAAGTAAAATCTTATTGTATGGAGTTGCCAGGTTGTTTCCAGGGATATAGTGGGAGGTATTGGACACTAAGCACTTT
Proteins encoded in this window:
- the LOC136444592 gene encoding fatty acid-binding protein, liver-like — its product is MPFDIAKETGTWKASGNSDNYGEILQKLGVPPDMLPKILEIEYSVEMTVSGDKFTYKLTEFGMTSDNTFTLGVESEEQDAWGSKRMVTYSLEGDSLVNTYPSVDGKGLHFRSARRFVDDNTIRTELKVGDMEGWSEAKRVV